The Coregonus clupeaformis isolate EN_2021a chromosome 35, ASM2061545v1, whole genome shotgun sequence genome includes the window TTTGTAATTTCTGTATTCCTCCTGCCACACAACTCTCACTCTGTTTAGAAGAAATGTGCTCTGGAGTTGTAATTTCATTTGTGCCTGTCTGAGCTTTTCATCTGTTGCGGAGCTTTTTGGTCTCACTTCACTCTGCGATTTGATTCAATTATTCCGTTGACCTGCAGTGACTTTGACTCCTATAGCTACAAGATAAAGGAGAGCCACGTCTCCTGCTAGTTGAAAGCCCAGACTGTCATGGACTGTTTTGGTCACTGATGCACAGAGACAGACTGCTAAATCGCCTCTTTCTTGTCAATCAGTTCTGGGGTGGATTTCTGAGGCCCTTCTGAGCTGCTTCCAGAGCAGTGGCCAATCCTACTGAACCGTCCCAGGGTTTAAAGGGGGGGAATAAACGGGAATGCTTGGATGCACACAGAGGAGCCGCCGCTGCCTCCCAAATCCTGCCGACAGCGGCTAATTCCACCCAGGGAAAGTCCTCGCGCCACGCTCCAGTCAGCGTTTTATCCCCAACCTAATCCTCTCATCTTCTTTTTTCCTTCACTCCTTTCTTTCTGTCTTCTCCTTGGCCTATCGCCTTCCGGCAGGACCAACGATGAACTGGTGGCTTTTCTGTCGCAGCACAGAGACCAGAACTTCCTCAAGTCACATGGGCGGGAGAACGCGAGGTAGGGCGCTTAGTTAGGAAACCTCTGACTCACAGCCTCGTCAGTCTGTCTGACACACTTGGCTCTTACTGTTAGTGTCTGACACCGCTCACATCGGCTGAGATTTTCCTCCACTGCTCTTCTCATCAAGCTTAGCTTCACTCAGTATGATGTAATGGTTAAGCTTTCATATTGGAGGAGAGGACTAAGATGTTGGAAGGGAAAATGAAAGGAATGATGATTATGATGTAAAGCTTCTGTTTGATGTTTATTTCCCACATAGTCAAGGACAGCTCTCTGACAAACTATTTAAGATCAGTTATTATTGCTGAATATTATTGCTGAAGTTAGGCAACAAGGCAACAGGTTGTCAGTTAACTTGCCTGGTAATGTAGTGGTTAGATAAATGAAGAACTCTTAATCACTGTCCTTCCCTGTGCAGCTATTTTAGATTTAGTCTTGACTAAAATAGCTTTCATCCTTCATAGTTTTAGTTATCAGTTTACTAAAACTCTAGACTGAAGTGGCCGCctggtagctgtgtgtgtgggagagccgGGCTGATCAGCTCAATCAGCATGCGCAACTGGAAGACAAATGAGAAGATTGCATTATATTATGCAAAGGCATATTTCTGATTGGACAAAACAGATCAAAAGGAAAAATAGGTTGTTGACGAATATCTTTTGTCATAGTTATTGTTGACGAAATGAACACTGCCTGTGACCTCCAGGTTCATAAAGAAGCAGGGTCTGGACCGGCTGTTCCATGAGTGTGACAACCACATGTGGCGGCTGGGTGAGCGGACCATCCCTGAGGGCCTGGAGGTGTCTGGGGGCTCTGACTGGTTCTCCCTCACCAGGCGTTTCGTTGAGTACGTCATCAACTCCCAGGATGAGCTGGTGGCGGGCCTGAAACAGTTCTACACCTACGCCCTGCTCCCCGCTGAGGTAATGGTCAGGGAAAATGTAGTGGTGAAGATGACAATGTGACTGCTTCAGTCACAGCCTCTCTGGGCAGTAGAGGTGCTAGACTGAACAGGGGGTCACAGAGCGTTTAGCTGCCAGTTAAAGTGGGTTGGTTGAGGTCATATCTTAGTATTGAATGTTGTACACTAGAGTCAAAAGCATTGATTTGATGTTTTGAAACATGTCTGGATTGTCTTCATTGTTCAGGAATCCCTGTGGAGATGGTGAAATGTTGCAATTCTATTTACAGGAAATGTCACAACCCAGTGTTTGAAATATTAATATaatccctcctctctgttccaGTCCTTCTTCCACACAGTGCTGGGGAACAGTCACATGTGTGACTCTCTGGTGGACAACAACCTGCGTGTAACCAACTGGAACAGGAAGCTGGGCTGTAAGTGCCAGTACAAACACATAGTGGACTGGTGCGGCTGCTCCCCCAACGACTTCAAACCACAGGACCTCATCAGGATAcaggtcagtcagccagccaggagaGGGCACTGTTGTACCCATCATGAGAGTTCAAATTGAGTGTCCTTAACTGCTGCACTCCTCCTCAGCCAACAAGTGTAGTATTTAACTTTGATTCTCATGTCTTCATTCCACCACAGCAACTGACCCGGCCCACGTTCTTTGCCCGTAAGTTTGAGTCCACGGTGAACCAGGAGGCTATAGAcatcctggacacccacctgtatGGGCACTACGCCCCAGGGACGGTGGCCATCAAGGCCTACTGGGAGAGCCTGTTTGAGCGGGCGGATGGGGTGGGCTCCCTCAGTGACGTGGCCCTCACGGCCTACTCCTCCTTCTTCCGCCTGGGCCTCAGGAGCCTGGAGAGCAGCCAGACCAGCCTGGATACCTGCAAGTGAGGCCTGAATACTGAATACTACAATCTTTCCAAATGGTAGATTCAGAGTGGAAGATTTCACTATTACTTAGGCTAGTTGAGGCTCAATAGATTGATTTCTTCAAAAGAAGGACAACTGAAGTCCGGGTTTAATTATTGATATACACAATAAAAAGATATCTCAATTGATTTGACCTTCTCATATTGTCTATTCAAATATCTCTTCCTCCTTTTGTGCAGGTATGAGCCAATAGGCTACCCGGTGTCAGTGCACCTGTATTTCTACGACGAGCGTTTCCAGGGCTACCTGGTCCGTCAGGAGGTGCAGAACGTGGGGTCAAGGGTCAGGGAAACGGTGGAGGTGTGGGCCGTGCCTCAGGCCACCATGCAGCTGGAGAACAACCTCAGGGAGTTTGAGCGGCTCAAGAACCTGGAGGTGAGTGGGAcctgagatagatagatagatgtctgtctgtctgtatttctatgGGTATTGTGTACAGTCAAGGTTGTTGCAGTTTAGATAGTGGTATATGGCAAGGGCTGAGACTACGGATGAACAAGTTTGTGGACCTAGTTTGATGATGAAATACCCATATCTACTGTAGACTAGATGTTGGATACAAATGAACAAGTTAGAATACCATTAGGACAACAAGGATACAAGACTGCCCTAACACATTGATGTAAAATGTCTGTGTCTGCTTATTTTCCCCCCTCAGGTGGGCACAGAGTGGGACCCCAAGGAGAGAATCTTCCGGAACTTCGGCGGTGTGATCGGGCCGCTGGACGAGCCGGTGGCAGTACAGAAGTGGGTGAGGGGGCCCAACCTCACTGCTACCATCGTGTGGATCGACCCCGCCCAGACGGTGGCGGCGTCTTATGACATCAGCGTGGATGTGGATGCAGAGTACACGCAGTACAAGCCCCCGCTGCAGCGGCCGCTCCGCCCCGGGGCCTGGACGGTCAGGGTGCTCAGGCTGTGGGAGCGCGTGGCCGAGGCTCGCTTCCTTGTCATGCCCCTGGCCTTCAAAGGACGAGAGCCACTACGCCAAGGTCAGCCTGGTGGTTTGAGGGTCGGGTAGTTCATCTATACTTTTTACCAGGAAGTGAAGTGGTTCCAAAGGGAGTTTAGTTCAGGGTAGTTTGCCCCTTTGGTGTTCTGTTTGATTCAGTGCAGCCATTCAGCCTCCGTATCCAATTCAACTCACTGGAAGACTTGTCTCAGTATGTATTTATGTATCTGATGAGGATGTTGTGAACTGATCCCTAACAGTCCTCTCTTCCCTTTCTTCCTCCCCCTGCCACCCTGCCTGATCCAGAGGAGGACAGCTGGCTGCACGCGGGGCCACCAGGCAACCTGTACCTAGAGCAGGGCTTCCAGCAGCTGAGATCTGTTCTGAAGCTGCCCCCCCAGGAGCCCGCCCTGCAGGAGGCTCAGCAGAGGGCCCAGCTGGTAGGCAAGCCCCTGGATGCCTGGGTGGACAGCACCGTGGGGGCCTTCTGGGTGACCGGGGACCTGTGCTCCACCCAGCCCTCCCCGGGCCCCTGCCCTTCCCTGGGCCCCTGCACCAAGTCCACCTGGAGCTCCCTCGCCCCAGACCCCAAGTCAGAACTTGGCCCTGTCAAAGGTGACGGCCGGATCAGGTAGCCCCCCGGAGAGGAGGCATGCTGAACTAcattagaggaggagagggagaggagaggatatgtGAGCcctgagaagagaggggagagtagggcCTGGTCTCTGAGGCAAACTCATAGCTCATAGAGCACATAAATAGACAAGGCTTCTCCCTACATATGCTGAGGTGTGGCTATGCTCTCAGTTTAGAGGCTACATGGCCTTTTCAGAGGAGATGCGTGCTGGAAATTTGCACATGAAGACTGcaagacaaatgttttttttatgttCAAACGTCATTGCATCGTTACATGGACGATTTCTGTTATGTTATCTGTCTGCACTTAAGTCTTCATTCAGGGTCTCTCTGGGTAGAACCTTGGATATGTTCGAACTCTGTTCAGTGCACAGTTTTCTTCTGCTTGAAGGAATGTAAAGCAGTGGCCAACATTTTGACAGTGGCTAAATGCTGTGTTGAATTGTTGTCAGAGGGGAGTGGGCCCTCTGGACTAGGATCTTCATGCTTATTTTCAAGCATTATTATCAGAACTTCAGCAGCAGATGGAGGAAGTGCACTTTACTGTAAGACTGTAAGGTTACGCAGGACAGGGTCGATCACTAGTTGGAGAACGACAACGAGGAGGAGTAGGAGCTTAAAAGGTCACGGTGGAGGTCGTCACAATGGTGACATGGCATCCTCTTCCCTTCGCTTACTTACATGTCTTTGTATAAAAGTGCTGCTAGAACATATCTGGACCAGCTAGCTCACCTGGAGGTGGAAGAATGGTACCAGCTGAAACCATACCATATCTGGACCAGCTAGCTCACCTGGAGGTGGAAGAATGGTACCAGCTGAAACCATACCATATCTGGACCAGCTAGCTCACCTGGAGGTGGAAGAATGGTACCAGCTGAAACCATACCATATCTGGACCAGCTAGCTCACCTGGAGGTGGAAGAATGGTACCAGCTGAAACCATACCATATCTGGACCAGCTAGCTCACCTGGAGGTGGAAGAATGGTACCAGCTGAAACCATACCATATCTGGACCAGCTAGCTCACCTGGAGGTGGGAGAATGGTACCAGCTGAAACCATACCATATCTGGACCAGCTAGCTCACCTGGAGGTGGAAGAATGGTACCAGCTGAAACCATACCATATCTGGACCAGCTAGCTCACCTGGAGGTGGGAGAATGGTACCAGCTGAAACCATACCATATCTGGACCAGCTAGCTCACCTGGAGGTGGGAGAATGGTACCAGCTGGGACACAACAATCAGTTAAAGTTGGGAGAGAGTCCTCTTCTCTCATGAGTTCTGTTTACTGTGACATGTTTTtcaatgtttgttttgtttgtttcttGAACATTGAAATGTGAAATGTCTTTGTTGTCCATGATCACTGCAAAGCAAAGTCACCGGGGGTTTTGTGTGTCAGAGGAAGTGCCTAACTGATGTGGGTAATATTCAAGGCTACAGTGGCCTGGCTCTCCTGTGTTGTGTCATCATCATATTCACAGTGGACTACGTCCCTTCTCAATGGGTCTACTCACTGTTATGCTATATAGGCCtagccagagccatatatttagagtTAGGCAAACTTTTAGAATTTTCTAGACAGTCATGCGATTGCATCATaatgggtaagagcgtctgctaaatggtgtaAATGTAATGGAGAAACCgcattggcccaactctctaaatacagtgggggaaaaaagtatttagtcagccaccaattgtgcaagttctcccacttaaaaagatgagagaggcctgtaattttcatcataggtacacgtcaactatgacagacaaaatgagaaaaaaaaatccataaaatcacattgtaggattttttatgaatttatttgcaaattatggtggaaaataagtatttggtcaataacaaaagtttcttaatacttttatataccctttgttggcaatgacacaggtcaaacgttttctgtaagtcttcacaaggttttcacacactgttgctggtattttggcccattcctccatgcagatctcctctagagcagtgatgttttggggctgtcgctgggcaacacggactttcaactccctccaaagattttcaatggggttgagatctggagactggctaggccactccaggaccttgaaatgcttcttacgaagccactccttcgttgcccgggcggtgtgtttgggatcattgtcatgctgaaagacccagccacgtttcatcttcaatgcccttgctgatggaaggaggttttcactcaaaatctcacgatacatggccccattcattcattctttcctttacacggatcagtcgtcctggtccctttgcagaaaaacagccccaaagcatgatgtttccacccccatgcttcacagtaggtatggtgttctttggatgcaactcagcattctttgtcctccaaacacgacgagttgagtttttaccaaaaagttctattttggtttcatctgaccatatgacattctcccaatcctcttctggatcatccaaatgcactctagcaaacttcagacgggcttggacatgtactggcttaagcagggggacacgtctggcactgcaggatttgagtccctggcggcgtattgtgttactgatggtaggctttgttactttggtcccagctctctgcaggtcattcactaggtccccccgtgtggttctgggatttttgctcaccgttcttgtgatcattaatccccacggggtgagatcttgcgtggagccccagatcgagggagattatctgtggtcttgtatgtcttccatttcctaataattgctcccacagttgatttcttcaaaccaagctgcttacctattgcatattcagtcttcccagcctggtgcaggtctacaattttgtttctggtgtcctttgacagctctttggtcttggccatagtggagtttggagtgtgactgtttgaggttgtggacaggtgtcttttatactgataacaagttcaaacatgtgccattaatacaggtaacgagtggaggacagaggagcctcttaaagaagaagttacaggtctgtgagagccagaaatcttgcttgtttgtaggtgaccaaatacttattttccaccataatttgcaaataaattcattaaaaatcctacaatgtgattttctggatttttttcttctcaatttgtctgtcatagttgacgtgtacctatgatgaaaattacaggcctctctcatctttttaagtgggagaacttgcacaattggtggctgactaaatactttttccccccactgtacatggctcTGGGCCTAGCTGCCTCTTCTCTATCAGTGTATATGCAGTGCAGTACTGTCCACGCTGTCTATGCTCTGTATGCCAACAAAGTGAAGACTCCTCTGTCATCTACTGTACCTACCACTTTAATGTTAATGTTTGTCCATAAGCATTTCTACCACTGAAACTCCCGCCCAAGAGTGGTCAACTACTATTTCACGGCCTGGTCAAGAAATCAAAGCTGCTTTTACTTTGTTTGTTAATATGAACTGTTTATAATGGGAGAATAGCTTCAAGATGTGCAAATATTGCCTTTTTAGACAATTATGAAACCCTACCCTATACCTTAGTTTttaattgtaatgttttaaaactAAACCGGCTGAAACCCCTACTTATGTAgtttttttcagtctctctgccaCTATATGAGTTTACAAGTGACCTTGTTTCCCTTGCAAACTTGCTTCAGTGAAGCCTCCGTTTAACAGAAAGAATAGCAGAGCCCCGTTTAGTGTAAATGGAATTGGCTATTACTATTTTTGAATTTTAGTCTTTGATAAATATACATTTGTCCATCCATTCAATATCAACCCCTCTGTCAAATTGAGAAACACTTCTTGTATTATTTTTTGGACACGTCATCCTTCATTCAATGTCACTTGAAACAGATCCTCCCCTGGATCTTCCATCTATGCTGTATCACCCCACAGCCCACTCATGACTCACTCTGATGATGATGACATCGTGGCAATGGCTCCCTCCCTGAGGCATGACAATGCTGGACTGGAGAGGGGAGTGCTGGCCAATCACAGAACGCCTCTGGTAAAACTGACATGACAACAGGTTGACTGGTGGcacaataaaaaacaaatacaaaaatcaAATCTGGTCCAGTCATGCTTTTTTGGGGTATTTAGTTTATGACTCGTTTTTGACTAGAATGAAATGTATTCTGCTAGTGAGTAATGTCAGTGCTTTATGGCATTATTTTTAACAGGTTTCCAAGGATCTCAGAGAAGCTGGATAGTATCAATAATCATTAATCAAGAGGTCATGTGTGTTCAGGTGTGAAATTAGTCATTGATAAACAATATATTATTTCGGTCACAATGACTAGTTTAAACGCAGGTTTAGGATATGACTCAAAATATGCTTCATCCATCCCTCAAAAGTGCATAGCTAAATCGCAGTAATCCCAAAGAGAAGACACGTGATGCTTTGCGTCTGAAGAAAGGCgctctccatggtgctgaacacGATGCACATCCTCCACTTCACCGCACGCAGTTGACATGGTTTCATAAATAGTAGAGTACCTCCGTGTTCACTTCTAGTAGGAGCCTTTTGCTTTAAATTTTTATTCGACTCTGCGGAAATGATCCCCCTAGGTGGCTATAATTCTTGCCAGGAGCATCAGTATCAAACCTGCAAGGGTTTTAGAGCTAGACAAGGAGGGGGCGGTGAGTGTAGAGAAGAGTGACAGCAAACGAGAGACAGCGGGGAAGGGAGATAAAGTTATTGCAGCGACGTATCTAAAAGCCCCGCTTAAAAAAAAATAACTTCTCAACTCGTTGACAAAAATATTATTTTGGAACGAATAAATAGAAACCAATAAGAAGATGGAAATCATTATTGAGAATACCCCTGAACTGGAATGTGTTGACCAGGGTGAGGCGCTTCACTCGGACAGTGCCTATGGGTCATCTGCGGTGGACACGGATACAGAGGACTGCCTGACTCCCCTCGAGATCACTTTCCCCTATAACGAGGACCTAATGCACAAGGTGATTAGGCTACTTTTTAATTACTTCACTTAACACTTTGGCTAATTTAAAATCACCAAAGAGACTGAACTCACATAAGATGATATGCTAAATTGGCCAATACTATTGGGGTAGCCTATCTTTATATACAGAATCTGTACTCTTTGTACTcttttataaatatatattttaagtatttaatatttaattatgTATTTCTGTAATCGTTTGAAAGTAAACAGGTGTAGAGGTAATAATCTCAAAGTTGGACTGACTATGTAGGTAAGCATTTTGGAATGGTTGTGCATTGCTAGGACATCTCAGTGTGTGGTGACTGCGTGTGGAGGACCCATTCCCTCTGCCAGCTTCCATGACTTCATTAATCTCTCTCACCTGAATCAGCACTGATACCTGCCAGGCTTCAGGGGCCATGGACAGCCAGGCTGACACCTGTACATGTCCAATGGCAATGGACATGTACAGGTGTCACATATAGCCCTCCAGGTTATATCATTAAAATGTAACCTGACCCTTACTTTCTATAGTGTAATGTATGGTTGAACTGCTCCCCTTTTGTTTTTGTGAGCCACAGCAACACGCATACACCAGCAAGTGCCTACTCATATGATGTATACTTTGTCATTATTAACTGCATTTTTATTTGTACTTCATGTGAGCACACTTTGTAATTGAAGGGATAtgtatcagggttggggtcaattccatttaaattccagtcaattcaggaagtatgCATAAATacaaattccaattctcttcaatgcttttcaatgaggaaaatTTGGAATTAGAATTGGAATTTGGATTAGTTTTTGGATtgactggaattaaaatagaattgaccccaaccctgatatgtaTGCTTCCAGTACTTTCTCTGTTTCTTCCTATGTGTAATCTCATAGCCTTGATAGAACATCTTCCTGTTAAAGACCAAGGCTGCTTTTTAGGACATTAGCACTGATGCCAACGTTAAGTTTTACCTCAGGAAATATGTGGGTGTGTGGTGGAAGTAGATGGGCGGAAATGGCATGAAAGAAAGATGAGACATGGGGCATGTTATTCCCTCACAGTTGAGACCAAATTCACTTTAACGCCACATTCTTTTTTTCACAATACACCCACTTTGTGAATACTCATTAACATTGTTGGGGTAAATTACTTTAGTAAGCAACatctaatacactgctcaaaaaaataaagggaacacttaaacaacacatcctagatctgaataaatgaaataatcttctttacatagttgaatgtgctgacaacaaaatcacacaaaaattatcaatggaaatcaaatttatcaacccatggaggtctggatttagagtcaccctcaaaattaaagtggaaaaccacactacaggctgatccaactttgatgtaatgtccttaaaacaagtcaaaatgaggctcagtagtgtgtgtggcctccacgtgcctgtatgacctccctacaacacctgggcatgctcctgatgaggtggcggatggtctcctgagggatcgcCTCCcaaacctggactaaagcatccgccaactcctggacagtctgtggtgcaacgtggcgttggtggatggagcgagacatgatgtcccagatgtgctcaattggattcaggtctggggaacgggcgggccagtccatagcatcattgccttcctcttgcaggaactgctgacacactccagccacatgaggtctagcattgtcttgcattaggaggaacccagggccaaccgcaccagcatatggtctcacaaggggtctgaggatctcatctcggtacctaatggcagtcaggctacctctggcgagcacatgg containing:
- the LOC121585153 gene encoding xylosyltransferase 2-like isoform X2 — protein: MVASVRVRKLLRRYKLAIAAALTILLIQGLVVWSLRSLEEGETERKTRRSKLPDHNSQDPKREAVGWERQNALSGRSGARWNSRLERTGATAASALRRGNKHRGKTTVRVKVPLGQGVGVAADGVPPHDPSSSRNFTDTRGGGEGAARLPPPAMPGEPGSVEGAPQAPSSDFVPKCDIMGKDALSALHRAGSRQCRQEIANIVCQHQAGQLMPRALPQFCPQHGFSSPVQTADELDNDLSKVENPVRVAFVLVVHGRAIRQLKRLIKAIYHRDHFYYIHVDKRSNYLHREVQQIAQQYPNVRATPWRMVTIWGGASLLKAYLRSMQDLLSMLDWNWDFFINLSATDFPTRFIKKQGLDRLFHECDNHMWRLGERTIPEGLEVSGGSDWFSLTRRFVEYVINSQDELVAGLKQFYTYALLPAESFFHTVLGNSHMCDSLVDNNLRVTNWNRKLGCKCQYKHIVDWCGCSPNDFKPQDLIRIQQLTRPTFFARKFESTVNQEAIDILDTHLYGHYAPGTVAIKAYWESLFERADGVGSLSDVALTAYSSFFRLGLRSLESSQTSLDTCKYEPIGYPVSVHLYFYDERFQGYLVRQEVQNVGSRVRETVEVWAVPQATMQLENNLREFERLKNLEVGTEWDPKERIFRNFGGVIGPLDEPVAVQKWVRGPNLTATIVWIDPAQTVAASYDISVDVDAEYTQYKPPLQRPLRPGAWTVRVLRLWERVAEARFLVMPLAFKGREPLRQEEDSWLHAGPPGNLYLEQGFQQLRSVLKLPPQEPALQEAQQRAQLVGKPLDAWVDSTVGAFWVTGDLCSTQPSPGPCPSLGPCTKSTWSSLAPDPKSELGPVKGDGRIR
- the LOC121585153 gene encoding xylosyltransferase 2-like isoform X1, producing MVASVRVRKLLRRYKLAIAAALTILLIQGLVVWSLRSLEEGETERKTRRSKLPDHNSQDPKREAVGWERQNALSGRSGARWNSRLERTGATAASALRRGNKHRGKTTVRVKVPLGQGVGVAADGVPPHDPSSSRNFTDTRGGGEGAARLPPPAMPGEPGSVEGAPQAPSSDFVPKCDIMGKDALSALHRAGSRQCRQEIANIVCQHQAGQLMPRALPQFCPQHGFSSPVQTADELDNDLSKVENPVRVAFVLVVHGRAIRQLKRLIKAIYHRDHFYYIHVDKRSNYLHREVQQIAQQYPNVRATPWRMVTIWGGASLLKAYLRSMQDLLSMLDWNWDFFINLSATDFPTRTNDELVAFLSQHRDQNFLKSHGRENARFIKKQGLDRLFHECDNHMWRLGERTIPEGLEVSGGSDWFSLTRRFVEYVINSQDELVAGLKQFYTYALLPAESFFHTVLGNSHMCDSLVDNNLRVTNWNRKLGCKCQYKHIVDWCGCSPNDFKPQDLIRIQQLTRPTFFARKFESTVNQEAIDILDTHLYGHYAPGTVAIKAYWESLFERADGVGSLSDVALTAYSSFFRLGLRSLESSQTSLDTCKYEPIGYPVSVHLYFYDERFQGYLVRQEVQNVGSRVRETVEVWAVPQATMQLENNLREFERLKNLEVGTEWDPKERIFRNFGGVIGPLDEPVAVQKWVRGPNLTATIVWIDPAQTVAASYDISVDVDAEYTQYKPPLQRPLRPGAWTVRVLRLWERVAEARFLVMPLAFKGREPLRQEEDSWLHAGPPGNLYLEQGFQQLRSVLKLPPQEPALQEAQQRAQLVGKPLDAWVDSTVGAFWVTGDLCSTQPSPGPCPSLGPCTKSTWSSLAPDPKSELGPVKGDGRIR